The genomic DNA GACGTTCGCACCAAAAACCCGAAGTTCATCGGGAAGTTCCTGGTCACGGTCGTAGCCGTGGCGACCGTGGCCAACATCACGTCGTGCGGCGGGTCGCGGTCCGAGCCGGTGGAGCCCTCCGCGGGGCCCGAGCGGCACTCCGTCGACCTCGGGGACCACGTCTCCGCGTTCACCGGCGGGCTCGGCCCGCGGGGTGGATACCGCGAGCCGGTTCGCGGGGAGCGCCGGACGGTGGCGGAAGGCGTCGGCCTGTTCCTCGACGGCCGCCGCGCCGAAGCCGGGCGGCACCTCGCCGGCGTCGGCTTCCGCGTCCGCACGCTGACCGACCGGGCCACCGGCCGACGGTACGCCGAGATCGCCGACGCCACGGAGGCGCGTGCCGCGACACGCGGGTGGGGGCGGGTCTACGTCGACCTCGGCTCCCCCTCCCGGTGGTCGGTGCAGGTCCCCCATCCGGTCGCCGACACGGACAGCGAGGACGTCGGCGTCGCGATGCTGCGCGGTACGCCGGGAGGGGTCCTGGTGCTGGCGGGAGCGCACCGCGAGGCCGGCCGCGGGGACGCGGCCGACGTCTCGCACCGCCGGGACACGGTCTTCCACGCGGTGTGCGACGAGTTGCTGAAGCGGGGACTCCCGGGCATCCAGGTGCACGGGTTCGACGACGCCACCGCCCCCGGGTACGACGCGATCGTCTCGACCGGCTCGGGGACACGGGGGAGGGCGGCGGGCCGAGCCATGTCCGACGCCCTGCGGGACCGGGGCTTCGACCCCTGTCGCGCCTGGAGCCGGAAGTGCCCGCTGGAAGGCCGGACCAACGTGCAGGGCCGTGCCGCGGACAAGGCCGGAGTGCCCTTCCTGCACGTGGAGTTCAGCCGGAGCGTCCGCGAGAGCGGGAGAAGCGTCTCGCGGGTCGCGGAGGCCGCGGGAGCGGCCACGAGGGTGTGGGCCGCGGACTGAGGAGCCGGCGCCCCGCGTCCCGGCGGCCCGCCACCACGCGACTTTCCGCCGCCGGTACGGCCTTCGGGCCGGGCGGCGGTCCCACAGAGGGGGTTCGGACACGAACCCCCACGGACACGGGAGGTACCCGATGAGACCCCGTCCCCGCCGCGCGGCTGCCGCGGCCCTGTGCACCGCCGCGGTTCTCGGCGTGACCGGGCTGACCCCCGGCACGGCGGCCGCCGCCCCGGCCCCCGAAGGCGGTGCCCGGGCGGACTTCGACGGCGACGGTTACGCCGACATCGCCGTCAGCGCGCCCACGGCCACCGTCGACGGCCTCAAGCGGGCCGGAGCCGTCACCGTCCTGTACGGCTCCGCCGACGGGTACGCCACCACGAACAGCGCGACGGTGTCGCAGGCCGGCCCGGGCGTGCCGGGCGACCCGACCGCCGAGCGGCGCTGGGGGTACCTCGGCGGCGACGGCGATCTGGACGGGGACGGACACGACGACCTGATCGTCCGCTCGGGCCAGGGCTGGACGGTCCTGTGGGGCGGCGCCGAGGGGCTGGCCGGCGGTGCCGAGCTGCCCGCCGGCCGGGGCACCGCGGATTCCCCGAGGCTCTACAACAACAGCGCGGGGGTCGGCGACGTCGACGGCGACGGCACGGCGGACGTCGTCGCCGTCGCCGAGGTGGGCGGCCGGTACGGCCTGGCCGTCTTCCACGGCCCGGTGAGCCGTACGGGCGCCCCCCGGAAGACGGTGTTCCGCGACACCGCCGCCGTGGACGGCGGCTACTCGCCGAGCACGGTGTCGGTGGGCGACATGACGGGCGACGGAGTGGCCGACGTGGTGACCGGCGGCACCACGCAGCCCGACCACGTCCCGTCGGGGCTGCTCTACGCGGGCTCCGCCGCGGGCCTGACCCGCGGCGGAGCCGTCAAGCGGGACTGGAGCGGAGCGTTCGGCGACCTCAACGGCGACGGCTACCAGGACTTCGTCGGCGGCGACGGCGACGCGACGGCCCAGGCCCCCGGCGGGGCGGTCCACGTCACCTACGGCGGACCCGGCGGCGTGAGCGGGACCCTCGCACCGCGCACCTACACCCAGGCGACCGCCGGGGTGCCGGGGACGGACGAGAAGGGCGACCGGTTCGGCGACAGCGTCGCCCTCGGCGACACCGACGGCGACGGGTACGCGGACCTCGTCGTCGGGGCGCCGGGGGAGACCGGTGCCGACACCGCGGCCACCGGCGGGGCCGGGGCGATCACCGTCCTGCGGGGCGGCCCCGACGGCGTCACCACCGCGGGCGCCCGGTCGCTCACCCAGAACACCCGGGGCGTGCCCAGCACGTCGGAGGCGTCGGACCACTTCGGCTCGGCCGTCCTCGTGACCGACGGCCGCGGCGGCGGCGCACCCGAGGTCTTCGTCGGCGGCAACGGCGAGGACGGCTGGCTGGGCCGGGTCTGGCGGCTCCCCGCGACGACGGCCGGGGTCACCGGAGCCGGCAGCACCAGCTTCAACGGCGAGGACCTCCCCGGTGTGTCCGGAGCCGCGCACATCGGTGAGCAGTTCGGCCGCTGAGCCCGCCCCGTCCGTCCCGGCGGCCGCGGTCCGCACCGGCCCCGCGAGCGGCGGGGTCGCGGCTCCGGGGCCGGGACTCCGGGGCCGCTCGGACCGCCCGCACGAAGGCGTCGCGGCACGGGACGGAGGCCGCCCGGGGGATCCGGGCGGCCTCCGCGCCTGCGCGGGGAGCCGGGGTTCGCACCCGGGCCGTACCCGGTGGTGGCGCCCGCCCCGACGAGGGGGCCGCGACGCACCCCTCGCGGGCGCCCCGGGGCCGCGGACGGTTCCGGAGGGGCGGGCGGAGACTCCGGGCGCGGCGGCCGCCCGGCGCGTCCGCCCGCGCCCCGCGCGGACACGGCGGGGGAGGGCCGGGCCGCGGCGGCCGGTCGATCCGCCCGCCGCCCGCCTCAGGTCGGCTCGACGATGTCGGCGGTCCCGGCGGCGCGGTTGGCCAGACCCCGCGGCGGTGCCTTGACGCCCACGATGACGTCGCTGACCTCGATGTACCTGCCCTTGGCCCCCATGCGGAAGTCGGTCGCGGCGGCGTGGATCTCCTCCAGGGAGTCGGCCTCGACGAGGGTGATCTGGTCGTACTTCCCGTTGAGCCCCGAGGTCACGACGTGGGTCAACTGCTTGGTCCACTTGGAGAGGTCCCGCGCGTGGGCGGCCGAGACCTCGTGGATCTTCTCCCTGCCCAGTTCGAAGTAGGCGGGGTCGATGTGCATGAAGAGCAGTCCGATGTACTTGTTGCGATCCGCCAGTTGATGCACGGGGGCTCCCTTCCAGCCTGCTGCGAGGCGATACAGGTGAATGCGGATGAATGGGGGTGAGGTGATCGAATGATCCGATCTGATGTTCCCGGGCTCCCCGGAGCGGTAATCCCGGCCTCACCCCTGCGAGTGAAGGCCGGGCGGACCGGCGCTGCGCGGCCGGGCGCGTACCGCCGCGCCCCGCGGGCCGGGCCTCCCGGGGCCCGGCCGCTGTCGGAGGGGGCCGGTAACGTCGGGGCATGGCGCAGACGGCGGTGGTGGAAGGCGTCCTCGAGCGGATCACGTACAGCAACGAGGAGAACGGGTACACGGTCGCCCGGGTCGACACCGGGCGCGGCGGCGGCGAACTGCTCACCGTGGTCGGCTCGCTGCTCGGCGCACAGCCCGGCGAGTCGCTGCGGATGGAGGGCCGCTGGGGCTCCCACCCGCAGTACGGGCGGCAGTTCACCGTCGAGAACTACACGACGGTCCTGCCGGCGACGATCCAGGGCATCCGCCGCTACCTGGGCTCGGGGCTGATCAAGGGCATCGGCCCGCGGATCGCCGACCGGATCGTGGAGCACTTCGGCACGGACACGCTCGACGTCATCGAGCGGGAGCCGGAGCGGCTCGTCGAGGTGCCGGGCCTCGGACCGAAGCGGACGCGGATGATCGGCGCCGCCTGGGAGGAGCAGAAGGCCATCAAGGAGGTCATGGTCTTCCTCCAGGGCGTCGGCGTGTCCACCTCGATCGCGGTGCGGATCTACAAGAAGTACGGCGACGCGTCGATCTCCGTCGTACGGAACCAGCCGTACCGGCTCGCCGCCGACGTGTGGGGCATCGGCTTCCTCACCGCCGACCGCATCGCCCAGGCCGTCGGCATACCCCACGACAGCCCCGACCGGGTCAAGGCCGGGCTGCGCCACGCCCTGTCCCAGTCGGCCGACCAGGGGCACTGCTTCCTCCCCGAGGAGCGGCTCATCGCGGACTCGGTGAAGCTCCTCCAGGTCGACACGGGCCTCGTCATCGACTGCCTCGCGGAGCTGGCGGCGGACGAGGAGGAGGGCGGCGTCGTGCGGGAGCGGGTGCCCGGTCCGGACGGGGGAGCCGGTCACGGCCGTGTACCTGCTGCCCTTCCACCGCGCGGAGGTGTCCCTCGCCGCGCAGCTCGGGCGGCTGATGCGGGCCGGGGAGGACCGCATGGCCGCCTTCCGGGACGTCGCCTGGGACAAGGCCCTGGCCTGGCTCGCGGACCGCACGGGGGCGGAGCTGGCGCCCGAGCAGGAGGCGGCCGTGCGGCTCGCCCTGACCCGGAAGGTCGCGGTACTGACCGGCGGGCCCGGCTGCGGAAAGTCCTTCACGGTGCGCTCGGTGGTGGAACTGGCCCGCGCCAAGAGGGCGAAGGTCCTGCTGGCCGCGCCGACGGGCCGGGCGGCCAAGCGGCTCGCGGAGCTGACGGGCGCCGAGGCGTCGACGGTTCACCGGCTGCTGGAGCTGAAGCCGGGCGGGGACGCGGCGTACGACCGGGACCGGCCGCTCGACGCGGACCTCGTGGTGGTCGACGAGGCCTCGATGCTCGACCTGC from Streptomyces sp. MRC013 includes the following:
- a CDS encoding FG-GAP and VCBS repeat-containing protein, coding for MTGLTPGTAAAAPAPEGGARADFDGDGYADIAVSAPTATVDGLKRAGAVTVLYGSADGYATTNSATVSQAGPGVPGDPTAERRWGYLGGDGDLDGDGHDDLIVRSGQGWTVLWGGAEGLAGGAELPAGRGTADSPRLYNNSAGVGDVDGDGTADVVAVAEVGGRYGLAVFHGPVSRTGAPRKTVFRDTAAVDGGYSPSTVSVGDMTGDGVADVVTGGTTQPDHVPSGLLYAGSAAGLTRGGAVKRDWSGAFGDLNGDGYQDFVGGDGDATAQAPGGAVHVTYGGPGGVSGTLAPRTYTQATAGVPGTDEKGDRFGDSVALGDTDGDGYADLVVGAPGETGADTAATGGAGAITVLRGGPDGVTTAGARSLTQNTRGVPSTSEASDHFGSAVLVTDGRGGGAPEVFVGGNGEDGWLGRVWRLPATTAGVTGAGSTSFNGEDLPGVSGAAHIGEQFGR